Genomic DNA from Halomonas sp. BDJS001:
CGCTTCTTACTGCCTGCACCGGTGGTCGCCGAATCGCTGGCTGAAAAAGAGGCGATGCTTGCCCAGCGGCTGTTTAAGGCGATTGCCGATGTGGCCAGAGAGTCAGAAGCCGCCTTTATCGGTATCGGGCGTATTGACCGCCAGGCCACGCTGTTTCAAGACCACTTTATTAGTGAAAGCGAACTGGATGAATTACTGGGACTGAAAGCAGTGGGGGAGTTGCTTGGTTGGCCGCTGAACCGAGACGGCGAAGTGATCGACTGCTCCATTACGCGGCGGGTCACCAGTCTTCCCCTGGAGCGGTTTGGTAAGCACCACATGGTAGCCATTGCAGGTGGGCACGAAAAAGCCCCGGCGATACATGCCGCGCTGCGCGGCGGCTGGCTGAAAGGGTTGGTGACTGACGAAGTAGCCGCCAGACAGATTGTTGAGTCGTTATAGGTGTTTAACGCTCTGGGTGTGCACTGCAACATGCATTAGAGGTTATGAATTAGCGTAAAGTCTAAGCTAATCAGCTTTGCTTTTTTTGGGCTTACGTACGATCATTTGTTCGATAGGTGATCAATAAGATCAAGGCGACAACAATGCCAATACCAGCCCATAGGAGTGCTTTATGCGACTCGCACGTCACTTGCCCGTTACCACGCTAGCGGCAGCCATTGCCATATCGGGCCATGCCCAGGCGCAAACTGAAATTACCGTGGCCACGGTTAATAACAACGATATGGTGATTATGCAGAGCCTCACCGAGGCTTTCGAAGAGGCACATCCCGACATCACCCTGGACTGGGTGGTGCTGGAGGAGAACGTGCTTCGCCAACGCATGACCACCGATATTGCCACCGGTGGCGCCCAGTTCGATGTCATGACCATTGGGACTTACGAAGTACCTATTTGGGCTGAGCGTGGCTGGCTTTCACCACTGGATAACCTGCCCGACGGCTACAATGAAGACGACCTGCTAGCCTCCGTTCGCGATGGTTTAAGCTACGACGATACGCTTCACGCCCTGCCGTTTTATGCTGAAAGCTCAATGATGTACTACCGCACGGATCTATTCGAAGAAGCGGGCATTGAGATGAGCGAGCAACCCACCTGGGAAGAAGTGCGCGAGTGGGCGGGTGAGCTACATGGCACCCAGGATGGCTTGGCTGGGATCTGTTTACGTGGCAAGCCTGGCTGGGGCGAAAATATGGCGTTTGTCTCCACCCTGGTGAACACCTACGGTGGCCGCTGGTTTGACGAAGAGTGGAACCCTGAACTCAACTCTGACGCCTGGGTTAACGCTATTCAGTTTTATGTCGATTTGCTCAACGACTACGGCCCGCCGGGGGCTAGCTCCAACGGCTTTAACGAGAATCTGGCGCTATTCTCCCGTGGCAACTGCGCCATGTGGGTGGATGCCACCTCGGCAGCCGGCAAACTGTATGACGGCAATGAGTCCGATGTGGCGGACAGCCTAGGGTTTGCCCCGGCTCCCGTGGCCGAAACACCTAAAGGCTCCCACTGGTTGTGGTCCTGGGCGTTAGCCATCCCGGCCTCTTCAGAGAACCAGGACGCGGCGCGTGAGTTTATTACCTGGGCAACTTCTCAGGAGTACATTGAGCTGGTCGGTGAAACCCAAGGCTGGACCAGTGTGCCACCAGGCACCCGTGAATCGACCTACGCCAATGAGCAGTACACCGAAGCCGCGCCCTTTGCTGACTTCGTGCTAAAGGCCATTCAGGACGCCGACCCCACCGACTCCACCCTGGAACCCAACCCCTACGTGGGTGTTCAGTTCGTCGGTATTCCCGAGTTTCAGTCGATCGGTACTCAGGTGGGGCAAACCATTGCCGCGGCGTTAACCGGTGATACCACGGTAGAGCAGGCGCTAGAGAGTGCTCAGCGTGCCACCGAGCGCACCATGCAGCGGGCTGGCTACATCGAACGATAAAGTGATCGACGCCTGCCTTCCTCTTGTTCACTACAGCGGAGGCAGGTGTCTTATCGCCGTTTTTGAGCAGTTTTTGTAAACAGCCTCGTACTTCGCAGGTAACCCCATGACTAAAACACGTGCTTCCGGCCGTACCGTCGGTGGGCTGAGAACGCTGTCGCTCCAAGCGCCGGCCGTGACGCTACTGCTGCTATGGATGATTGTGCCGTTAGGCATGACGCTATGGTTCTCCTTTCAGTATTACAACTTGCTAATGCCCGGTATGGCGGGCTTTGCCGGGCTGGAAAACTATGAATACCTGCTAACCGACCCCGCGCTCTGGAAAGCCATGGGCAATACGTTGCTCCTGGTGGGGTGGGTGCTGGCAATTACCGTAATAGGCGGCACCCTGCTGGCGGTGCTCTTCCAGCAAGAGTTTGCAGGACGCGGGATCGCCCGTGTGCTGGCGATTTCACCATTTTTTGTGATGCCCACCGTGAGCGCTCTGGTGTGGAAGAACATGATGATGCACCCCTCGAATGGAGTGCTGGCGTGGCTGGCTGAGTCCATCGGGTTGCCCGCTGTCGATTGGTTCTCCTCGCTACCGCTGACCTCGATTGTGATCATCGTGGCATGGCAGTGGCTGCCGTTTGCACTGCTGATTCTGCTCACTGCGATGCAGTCCCTGGATGAGGATCAGGTGGAAGCGGCGCGTATGGACGGGGCAGGGCCGGTGGCGATTTTCTTCTTTATTACGCTGCCACACCTAAAACGCGCCATCAGCGTGGTCATCATGATTGAGATGATCTTCCTACTGACCATTTTTGCCGAGATTTTTGTCACCACCTCCGGTGGGCCTGGCTTGGCCACGACCAATCTGGCCTACCTGATTTACATTCGTGCGCTGCTGGATTTTGACGTGGGCACTGCCTCCGCCGGTGGGGTGATTGCGATCATCCTCGCCAATATCGTGGCGATCTTCCTGGTGCGGATGGTAGCCAAAAACCTGGAAGAGTAGACCGGCACTTGTGTCCTGGGAGTACTTCGATGACAACATTAAATTCCAAAACCGCCGCGCCCCGCTCTGTGTCGGGGTGGCGGTCGGCGCAAAGCAAGCGCGCCATCATAACGGTGCTGGGCTGGTCGGTAGCATTGGTGATCTTCTTTCCGATCTTTTGGATGATCCTGACCGGGTTTAAAACGGAATCGGCGGCGATTGCTGACCCCTCGCTGATTTTTTCGCCCACCCTGGAAAGCTACCAGGCGGTACAGGCACGTTCGGGCTATGCCCGATTTGCACTCAACAGCGTAGTGGTGGCGTTTGGTTCGACGTTCTTCGCGCTGTTGATTGCGATTCCTTCAGCCTATGCCATGGCTTTTTTGCCCACCAAGCGCACCAAAGGCACCCTACTGTGGATGCTCTCCACCAAAATGCTGCCTTCGGTAGGTGTGCTGGTGCCGATTTATTTGATTTTTCGCGACGTTGGGCTACTCGATACCCGCACCGGCCTAATCATTGTCTATACGCTGATGAACCTGCCAATCGTGGTGTGGATGCTCTACACCTTCTTTAAGGATATGCCTAAAGACATTCTTGAAGCGGGGCGGATGGACGGTGCTTCGACACTGCAGGAAGTGTGCTTCCTGTTGCTACCACTCACGCTGCCGGGGATCGCCTCAACAGGGTTGCTGTCGGTCATTCTAAGTTGGAATGAGGCGTTCTGGAGTCTCAACCTAACCTCTTCAAAAGCTGCACCACTAACCGCTTACATCGCCTCATTCTCAAGCCCTGAGGGGCTGTTCTGGGCCAAATTGTCCGCCGCTTCCACCATGGCCATCGCGCCGATTTTGATACTTGGTTGGATGACCCAAAAACAAATGGTGCGCGGCCTCACCTTTGGTGCCGTCAAGTAAAGGATCTTCCTCATGGCAACACTACAACTGCACAATATTACCAAGCGTTTCGGCGATACCGAGGTGATCAAGGGCATCGACCTGGAGGTGAATGACCGCGAATTTGTGGTCTTTGTGGGGCCTTCCGGCTGCGGTAAATCGACCCTAATGCGCATGATCGCCGGACTGGAGAGCGCCACCGACGGCGATATTCTAATCGACGGCCAGCGTATCAATGACGTCGGCCCAGCCGATCGCGGCCTCGCCATGGTGTTTCAGAGCTACGCGCTCTATCCGCACATGACGGTAGAGGACAACATGGGCTTCAGCATGCGCTTGGCGGGGGTGCCCAAAGAGGAGCGACGGGCCAAAGTGCTGGAAGCGGCCAAGATACTTCAGTTGGAGCCACTGTTGGATCGCAAGCCCAAAGCGCTCTCCGGCGGTCAGCGCCAGCGGGTGGCGATTGGTCGGGCGATTGTACGTAACCCCAGCATCTTCCTATTTGATGAGCCACTCTCCAACCTGGATGCCGCGCTGCGGGTGCAGATGCGTATCGAGCTGGCGCGCCTGCACGATGAGCTGGACGCCACCATGATCTACGTCACCCACGATCAGATCGAAGCGATGACCATGGCGGATAAAATCGTTGTCCTCCACGACGGTGTGGTCGAGCAGGTGGGCTCAC
This window encodes:
- a CDS encoding ABC transporter substrate-binding protein — translated: MRLARHLPVTTLAAAIAISGHAQAQTEITVATVNNNDMVIMQSLTEAFEEAHPDITLDWVVLEENVLRQRMTTDIATGGAQFDVMTIGTYEVPIWAERGWLSPLDNLPDGYNEDDLLASVRDGLSYDDTLHALPFYAESSMMYYRTDLFEEAGIEMSEQPTWEEVREWAGELHGTQDGLAGICLRGKPGWGENMAFVSTLVNTYGGRWFDEEWNPELNSDAWVNAIQFYVDLLNDYGPPGASSNGFNENLALFSRGNCAMWVDATSAAGKLYDGNESDVADSLGFAPAPVAETPKGSHWLWSWALAIPASSENQDAAREFITWATSQEYIELVGETQGWTSVPPGTRESTYANEQYTEAAPFADFVLKAIQDADPTDSTLEPNPYVGVQFVGIPEFQSIGTQVGQTIAAALTGDTTVEQALESAQRATERTMQRAGYIER
- a CDS encoding carbohydrate ABC transporter permease, giving the protein MTKTRASGRTVGGLRTLSLQAPAVTLLLLWMIVPLGMTLWFSFQYYNLLMPGMAGFAGLENYEYLLTDPALWKAMGNTLLLVGWVLAITVIGGTLLAVLFQQEFAGRGIARVLAISPFFVMPTVSALVWKNMMMHPSNGVLAWLAESIGLPAVDWFSSLPLTSIVIIVAWQWLPFALLILLTAMQSLDEDQVEAARMDGAGPVAIFFFITLPHLKRAISVVIMIEMIFLLTIFAEIFVTTSGGPGLATTNLAYLIYIRALLDFDVGTASAGGVIAIILANIVAIFLVRMVAKNLEE
- a CDS encoding carbohydrate ABC transporter permease; the protein is MTTLNSKTAAPRSVSGWRSAQSKRAIITVLGWSVALVIFFPIFWMILTGFKTESAAIADPSLIFSPTLESYQAVQARSGYARFALNSVVVAFGSTFFALLIAIPSAYAMAFLPTKRTKGTLLWMLSTKMLPSVGVLVPIYLIFRDVGLLDTRTGLIIVYTLMNLPIVVWMLYTFFKDMPKDILEAGRMDGASTLQEVCFLLLPLTLPGIASTGLLSVILSWNEAFWSLNLTSSKAAPLTAYIASFSSPEGLFWAKLSAASTMAIAPILILGWMTQKQMVRGLTFGAVK
- a CDS encoding ABC transporter ATP-binding protein, which encodes MATLQLHNITKRFGDTEVIKGIDLEVNDREFVVFVGPSGCGKSTLMRMIAGLESATDGDILIDGQRINDVGPADRGLAMVFQSYALYPHMTVEDNMGFSMRLAGVPKEERRAKVLEAAKILQLEPLLDRKPKALSGGQRQRVAIGRAIVRNPSIFLFDEPLSNLDAALRVQMRIELARLHDELDATMIYVTHDQIEAMTMADKIVVLHDGVVEQVGSPMALYHHPRNRFVAGFIGSPKMNFLPVTLIDVASGGVDIRLPGGGECRIPVDGTHLEESATLELGVRPEHLVLDEQGPLSGEIKVLERLGGQTSLYVQMDDELVTIMADGDVAYRVNDTVHFGFAPERAHLFEASGLALPSLQQHPLAGLTRHDNRAPGSPSEEPA